Proteins from one Thioflavicoccus mobilis 8321 genomic window:
- a CDS encoding bifunctional acetate--CoA ligase family protein/GNAT family N-acetyltransferase gives MRLSDVDQLFTPSAVAVFGASDRPGSVGGIVYRNVLSSGFKGPCYAINPKYETVADRPCYKNLAELDKNFELALIATPAETVAGIIDQCGGYGVKAAVVHSAGFAEHGERGAVLQERVVEAARRNRIRLLGPNTLGVMRPIHGLNATFGNEQARRGNVALISQSGAVCAAMLDWSGPREVGFSAVVSLGAAADIDFGDVLDYLALDSHTHCILMYVEGVRNARRFVSGLRAAARIKPVIVVKAGRYPAGSRAAKSHTGAWVGTVDVFRAVMERAGVVQVEELDQLFAAAQVFGAGRRLGGERIAIVTNGGGPGVLAADRAVEQGLMLAQFADETRARLEAALPEYWSHDNPVDVIGDAPPERYRHAVEACVADPNVDGVLAILAPLAEADPSAVAKEVIVAAKTSQKPVLASWMGARRVAEAKLLFAQGRIPHFASPEVAIDALAFLATHHRNQKLLMQSPGPIAHEESPDVEGARLIIEGVMAEGRKTLGIIEAKAILSAFKIPTTQAVLARTPNEALIAAEVLGFPVVMKINSPDLAHKSDVDGVRLNIADAQTVRRAFSEIVERAKRLRPEVRIEGVTVEHMVSTRAARELMIGVLRDSIFGPIITFGAGGTEVEVLQDRALGLPPLNAFIIQTMIRHTRVDRLMGEFQHMPSMNREALARILQRVSEMVCELPEIIEMEINPLIGNDREVTAVDARIRVNYRPPQQTTYGHMAIHPYPIHLIEQVQLPDGTDLTIRPIRPEDAQLEQDFVRGLSEQTKYFRFMQALKELTPEMLVRFTQIDYDREMALIGVVEQEGVEQEGVEVVEVEVGVARYMSRPGEDSCEFAIVVGDEWRARGIGARLMRSLMENARQRGLRVMEGEVLTANTRMLALMKSLGFRVERDKLDPGIKIVSKVL, from the coding sequence ATGCGTCTTTCCGATGTCGACCAACTCTTTACGCCGAGTGCCGTCGCGGTGTTCGGGGCCAGTGACCGGCCAGGGTCGGTCGGCGGCATCGTCTACCGCAATGTCCTCTCGAGCGGCTTCAAGGGTCCCTGCTACGCGATCAATCCCAAGTACGAAACGGTGGCCGACCGGCCCTGCTACAAGAACCTCGCCGAGCTCGACAAGAACTTCGAGCTGGCCCTGATCGCCACGCCGGCGGAGACGGTCGCCGGGATCATCGATCAGTGCGGCGGTTACGGGGTCAAGGCCGCGGTCGTGCATTCGGCTGGGTTCGCCGAGCACGGCGAACGGGGCGCGGTCCTACAGGAGCGGGTCGTCGAGGCCGCGCGGCGCAATCGTATCCGCCTGCTCGGACCGAACACCCTCGGCGTGATGCGCCCGATACATGGCCTCAATGCCACCTTCGGCAACGAGCAGGCGCGCCGCGGCAATGTGGCCTTGATCTCGCAATCGGGGGCCGTCTGCGCGGCGATGCTCGACTGGTCGGGGCCGCGCGAGGTCGGCTTTTCGGCTGTCGTCTCGCTCGGTGCCGCCGCCGATATCGACTTCGGCGATGTCCTCGACTACCTCGCCCTCGACAGCCACACCCATTGCATCCTGATGTATGTCGAGGGGGTGCGCAACGCGCGCCGCTTCGTCAGCGGTCTGCGGGCGGCGGCGCGCATCAAGCCGGTCATCGTCGTCAAGGCCGGGCGCTACCCGGCCGGTTCGCGGGCGGCCAAGTCGCACACTGGCGCCTGGGTCGGTACCGTCGACGTCTTCCGTGCGGTCATGGAACGCGCCGGCGTCGTCCAGGTCGAGGAACTGGATCAGCTCTTCGCCGCCGCCCAGGTGTTCGGTGCCGGCCGCCGGCTGGGTGGGGAACGCATCGCGATCGTCACCAACGGCGGTGGTCCCGGTGTGCTGGCCGCCGATCGTGCGGTCGAGCAGGGGCTGATGCTGGCTCAGTTCGCCGACGAGACGCGCGCACGTCTCGAGGCGGCCTTGCCGGAATACTGGTCGCACGACAACCCGGTCGACGTCATCGGCGACGCACCGCCTGAGCGCTATCGCCATGCCGTCGAGGCCTGCGTAGCCGATCCCAATGTCGACGGCGTGCTCGCGATCCTGGCGCCGCTCGCCGAGGCCGACCCGAGTGCCGTCGCCAAGGAGGTGATCGTCGCGGCCAAGACCTCGCAGAAGCCTGTGCTCGCAAGCTGGATGGGGGCGCGGCGGGTGGCCGAGGCCAAGCTCCTGTTCGCCCAGGGCCGCATCCCACATTTCGCCTCGCCCGAGGTGGCGATCGATGCGCTCGCCTTTCTCGCGACACATCACCGCAACCAGAAGCTGTTGATGCAATCGCCGGGGCCGATCGCGCACGAGGAGAGTCCGGATGTCGAGGGCGCGCGGCTGATCATCGAGGGGGTCATGGCCGAGGGCCGCAAGACCCTCGGGATCATCGAGGCCAAGGCGATCCTCTCGGCGTTCAAGATCCCCACCACCCAAGCGGTCCTCGCGCGCACACCCAACGAGGCATTGATCGCTGCCGAGGTGCTCGGCTTCCCGGTGGTCATGAAGATCAACTCTCCGGACCTCGCCCACAAGTCCGATGTCGATGGCGTGCGGCTCAACATCGCCGATGCCCAGACGGTAAGGCGGGCCTTCAGCGAGATCGTCGAGCGGGCCAAGCGGCTGCGTCCAGAGGTGCGCATCGAGGGGGTGACGGTCGAGCATATGGTCTCGACGCGCGCCGCGCGGGAGCTGATGATCGGCGTCCTGCGCGATTCCATCTTCGGCCCGATCATCACCTTCGGCGCGGGCGGCACCGAGGTCGAGGTCCTCCAGGACCGTGCCCTGGGGCTGCCGCCGCTCAATGCCTTCATCATTCAGACGATGATCCGCCACACCCGGGTCGACCGCCTGATGGGCGAGTTCCAGCACATGCCGTCGATGAACCGAGAGGCTCTCGCGCGGATCTTGCAGCGGGTCTCGGAGATGGTCTGCGAGCTGCCCGAGATCATCGAGATGGAGATCAATCCGCTGATCGGCAACGATCGTGAGGTGACCGCCGTCGATGCCCGGATCCGCGTCAATTATCGCCCGCCGCAACAGACGACCTATGGTCACATGGCGATCCATCCCTACCCGATACACTTGATCGAGCAGGTGCAGTTGCCGGACGGCACCGACCTGACGATCCGCCCGATCCGGCCCGAAGACGCCCAGCTCGAACAGGATTTCGTCCGCGGCCTATCGGAACAGACCAAGTACTTCCGCTTCATGCAGGCGCTAAAGGAGCTGACGCCCGAGATGCTGGTGCGCTTCACGCAGATCGACTACGACCGCGAGATGGCCCTGATCGGGGTCGTCGAGCAGGAGGGCGTCGAGCAGGAGGGCGTCGAGGTGGTCGAGGTGGAAGTAGGCGTGGCCCGCTACATGTCGCGCCCCGGGGAGGATTCGTGCGAATTCGCGATCGTCGTCGGCGACGAGTGGCGTGCGCGCGGGATCGGTGCCCGGCTGATGCGTTCGCTGATGGAGAACGCGCGTCAGCGCGGCCTGCGGGTCATGGAGGGCGAGGTCCTGACGGCCAACACTCGGATGCTTGCGCTGATGAAATCCCTTGGCTTCCGCGTCGAGCGCGACAAGCTCGACCCGGGCATCAAGATCGTCAGCAAGGTGCTGTGA